A region from the Rhodopseudomonas julia genome encodes:
- a CDS encoding tetratricopeptide repeat protein, producing the protein MKSFRTVPALRPFVAACLLAAAFATPAMAAAKSDDDTLELTSLAGIFLAARVADETKDVTRGAEFYQQAYEADPSNAAWLERAVVLTTAEGDLKAALPMAKILVKKAPDSQIASFIVTADLLKQKKFAASIKTLQGNDQGALAALTATLLKAWALTGQGKTDEAIALVDGLEGESWYEPFKLIHAGLMADVAGNTEDSLARFAKAYEQDGNSVRVVEAYARELARAGDKDKAKEILQEYLDRAPRNPLAIDTMADIESGKPVTQAVNTPVEGAAEAFSGLGTALGQEGGFELAAVYLRLALYIDPDSGGGLAALSLGDILDSNGLGDQAIQVLEQIPAQSPFRPVGILRAAVVLAQQDRIDEAKKAFEEAIRKNPDDLAAYIAYGNMQRAKEKYEEAADIYSRAIEHLDAPARGNWTLFYFRGVAYERAKQWPKAEADFKKALELFPDQPLVLNYLGYSWVDQGVHLDEALDMIQKAVDLRPNDGFIVDSLGWAYYRLGRYEDAVEELERAVSLETADPVLNDHLGDAYWKVGRKLEAQFQWRHARDLGAKLPELEVINRKIAAERLVESAPRITPTPEAEQDSSRTKAAEPISFSGPADQASGAR; encoded by the coding sequence ATGAAATCTTTCCGGACCGTGCCAGCTTTGCGGCCTTTCGTTGCGGCCTGTCTGCTGGCCGCGGCCTTCGCGACCCCAGCCATGGCAGCGGCCAAGAGCGACGACGATACGCTCGAGCTCACGAGCCTTGCCGGGATATTTCTCGCCGCGCGGGTGGCCGACGAAACCAAGGACGTCACGCGCGGCGCGGAGTTCTACCAGCAGGCCTATGAAGCGGACCCGAGCAATGCGGCTTGGCTGGAGCGCGCCGTCGTCCTGACGACGGCCGAGGGGGATCTGAAGGCGGCTCTGCCCATGGCGAAGATCCTCGTCAAGAAAGCGCCCGACAGTCAGATCGCGAGCTTCATCGTCACGGCGGATCTTCTCAAGCAGAAAAAGTTCGCAGCCTCGATCAAGACGCTTCAGGGCAACGATCAGGGCGCGCTCGCTGCACTGACGGCGACACTCCTGAAAGCCTGGGCATTGACGGGCCAAGGCAAAACGGATGAGGCGATCGCCCTCGTCGACGGCTTGGAAGGCGAAAGCTGGTACGAGCCGTTCAAGCTCATCCATGCCGGCCTGATGGCCGACGTCGCCGGCAACACCGAAGATTCCCTTGCTCGTTTTGCGAAGGCCTACGAGCAGGACGGCAATTCCGTTCGCGTCGTGGAAGCCTATGCACGCGAACTGGCGCGCGCCGGCGACAAGGACAAAGCCAAAGAGATCCTGCAAGAGTATCTCGACCGCGCCCCGCGCAACCCGCTCGCCATCGACACGATGGCCGACATCGAATCCGGCAAGCCCGTCACGCAGGCGGTGAACACGCCCGTCGAGGGCGCGGCTGAAGCTTTCTCTGGCCTTGGGACCGCTCTCGGCCAGGAGGGCGGCTTTGAACTTGCCGCCGTCTATCTGCGTCTCGCTCTCTATATCGACCCCGACAGCGGCGGCGGCCTCGCAGCCCTGTCTCTCGGCGATATCCTGGATAGCAACGGTCTCGGCGACCAGGCGATCCAGGTGCTGGAGCAGATCCCGGCGCAATCGCCTTTCCGCCCGGTCGGCATTCTGCGAGCCGCCGTCGTTCTCGCGCAGCAGGATCGCATCGACGAAGCAAAGAAGGCGTTTGAGGAAGCGATCCGCAAAAATCCCGACGACCTCGCCGCCTACATCGCCTATGGCAATATGCAGCGCGCCAAGGAAAAGTACGAGGAAGCCGCCGATATCTACAGCCGTGCGATCGAGCATCTGGACGCTCCGGCACGCGGCAACTGGACCCTGTTTTATTTCCGGGGTGTCGCCTACGAGCGGGCGAAGCAATGGCCAAAAGCGGAAGCGGATTTCAAGAAAGCTCTCGAGCTGTTTCCGGACCAGCCGCTCGTTCTCAATTATCTCGGCTATTCCTGGGTCGATCAGGGCGTGCATCTCGACGAAGCGCTGGACATGATCCAAAAGGCCGTCGATCTTCGGCCCAATGACGGTTTCATCGTCGACAGTCTCGGCTGGGCCTATTACCGACTCGGGCGCTACGAAGACGCCGTTGAAGAACTCGAACGCGCGGTTTCCCTGGAGACGGCGGACCCAGTTCTCAACGACCATCTGGGCGACGCCTATTGGAAGGTCGGCCGCAAGCTCGAAGCGCAGTTTCAGTGGCGCCATGCGCGCGATCTCGGCGCGAAACTCCCCGAGCTCGAGGTGATCAACCGCAAGATCGCGGCCGAGCGCCTGGTGGAAAGTGCCCCGCGCATCACGCCGACGCCCGAGGCAGAACAGGATTCCAGCCGGACAAAAGCGGCCGAGCCGATCTCCTTCAGCGGTCCTGCCGATCAGGCTTCAGGGGCGCGCTGA
- a CDS encoding 4-(cytidine 5'-diphospho)-2-C-methyl-D-erythritol kinase has translation MNENLLPALVRTAPAKINLALHVTGRRDDGYHLLDTLAVFADLGDELSFAPAEEFALNVSGRFAEIVPNGADNLILRAAEALKQASGVKTGAQIAVTKEIPAGAGLGGGSSDASTTLLALAELWGVGMSMDELVALGAKLGADVPMGLFGRALRARGIGEEIALLPSLPALPLVLVWPARVVSTGKVFHTLGRPPGRALPDVPDKMRDARTVADFLKTTTNDLEAPAIALEPAIGEVLDALAKTPCHLARMSGSGSACFAVYETLDAAGTAAETLASRHPQWWVRATLAR, from the coding sequence TTGAACGAAAACCTCCTCCCCGCCCTCGTGCGCACGGCACCTGCCAAGATCAATCTCGCTCTCCATGTGACCGGACGGCGGGACGACGGCTATCACCTCCTCGACACGCTCGCCGTCTTTGCCGATCTCGGCGACGAGTTGAGCTTCGCACCCGCCGAGGAGTTCGCACTCAATGTGAGCGGCAGGTTTGCGGAAATCGTCCCGAATGGAGCGGACAACCTCATCCTGCGTGCCGCCGAAGCGCTGAAGCAGGCCTCAGGCGTCAAGACGGGCGCGCAGATTGCCGTAACCAAAGAGATCCCCGCTGGCGCCGGGCTCGGGGGCGGTTCTTCCGATGCCTCGACCACGCTCCTCGCTCTCGCCGAGCTTTGGGGGGTCGGGATGTCGATGGATGAGCTCGTCGCGCTCGGAGCAAAGCTTGGCGCGGACGTGCCGATGGGTCTTTTCGGCAGAGCTCTGCGAGCACGGGGCATCGGTGAAGAAATTGCGCTTCTGCCCTCGCTGCCCGCTCTGCCGCTGGTGCTCGTCTGGCCTGCACGGGTGGTTTCGACTGGCAAAGTGTTCCACACGCTCGGCCGCCCGCCTGGGCGAGCACTCCCCGACGTACCGGACAAGATGCGCGATGCGCGCACGGTCGCGGATTTCTTGAAGACCACGACAAACGACCTCGAAGCACCGGCCATTGCGCTCGAGCCGGCGATCGGCGAGGTCCTCGACGCTTTGGCAAAGACGCCCTGTCACCTTGCCCGCATGTCGGGCTCAGGCTCGGCCTGTTTTGCGGTTTACGAGACGCTCGATGCGGCCGGCACCGCCGCAGAGACGCTTGCCAGCAGACATCCGCAATGGTGGGTGCGCGCAACTCTCGCGCGCTGA
- a CDS encoding glycine--tRNA ligase subunit alpha: MNEAVPAHMSPTRSFQGLILTLQRYWADKGCVILQPYDMEVGAGTFHPATTLRSLGPRPWKAAYVQPSRRPTDGRYGKNPNRLQHYYQYQVILKPSPPDLQALYLGSLEAIGIDASVHDIRFVEDDWESPTLGAWGLGWECWCDGMEVSQFTYFQQVCGVDCAPVSGELTYGLERLAMYVQGVDNVYDLNFNGREGAERVSYGDVFLQAEQEYSRHNFEHADTGKLLRHFQDAEGECEALLAAGRDEAARNGGPHRMVLPAYDQCIKASHVFNLLDARGVISPTERQNYILRVRSLAIACGEAWLMTEAGGA; the protein is encoded by the coding sequence ATGAACGAAGCGGTTCCCGCGCATATGAGCCCGACGCGCTCTTTTCAGGGCTTGATCCTGACGTTGCAGCGTTACTGGGCCGACAAGGGCTGTGTCATTCTGCAGCCATACGACATGGAGGTGGGGGCTGGCACCTTCCACCCGGCCACGACCCTGCGATCGCTCGGCCCGCGGCCGTGGAAGGCTGCCTATGTGCAGCCGTCACGGCGTCCGACCGATGGACGCTATGGCAAAAACCCGAACCGGCTGCAGCATTATTACCAGTACCAGGTGATCCTGAAGCCGTCGCCGCCCGATCTGCAGGCGCTTTACCTCGGCTCGCTCGAGGCGATCGGCATCGACGCTTCCGTGCACGACATCCGTTTCGTGGAAGACGACTGGGAGAGCCCGACGCTCGGCGCCTGGGGGCTCGGCTGGGAATGCTGGTGCGACGGCATGGAAGTCTCGCAATTCACCTATTTTCAGCAGGTGTGCGGCGTCGATTGCGCCCCCGTCTCCGGCGAACTCACCTACGGGCTTGAGCGTCTCGCCATGTATGTGCAGGGCGTCGACAACGTCTACGACCTCAATTTCAACGGCCGCGAAGGCGCGGAGCGCGTCTCCTATGGCGACGTCTTTCTGCAGGCGGAGCAGGAATATTCGCGGCACAATTTCGAGCATGCCGATACCGGCAAGCTTTTGCGCCATTTCCAGGATGCTGAGGGCGAATGCGAAGCGCTTCTTGCCGCCGGACGGGACGAAGCGGCACGCAACGGCGGTCCGCACCGCATGGTGCTTCCCGCCTATGACCAGTGCATCAAGGCAAGCCACGTCTTCAATCTTCTCGATGCGCGCGGCGTGATCTCGCCGACGGAGCGGCAGAACTACATCTTGAGGGTCCGCTCTCTCGCCATCGCTTGCGGCGAGGCCTGGTTGATGACCGAGGCCGGAGGCGCCTGA
- the glyS gene encoding glycine--tRNA ligase subunit beta, producing the protein MPDLLIELFSEEIPARMQARAAEDLKRLVTDGLVEAGLTYEGAKGFATPRRLALTVHGVTARSADVKEERKGPRVGAPEKALQGFLRSAGLASIDDAKIESDPKKGDFYVAVIEKPGRAAEEIVAELLPQVIRNFPWPKSMRWGAASAPKDSRFADADALGTGSLRWVRPLRSILCMFGPETEDPEIVSFKVGDIEAGNVTYGHRFMAPDAIRVRRFDDYVPKLEAAKVVLDPERRRNIIATEAKNLAFAQGFEVVEDAGLIDETAGLVEWPVVLMGRFDEAFLEIPEEVIRLTIRQNQKCFVLRGADGALTNRFLLVSNIEARDGGKEIIAGNERVIAARLSDARFFYEQDLATPLGEWGAKLEAVTFHDKLGTQAERVARIATLAGALAPVVNAKAGEAERAAKLAKADLPTGMVGEFPELQGVMGRYYAKAQGEAANVADAIRDHYKPQGPGDAVPTEPVAMAVALADKLDTLTGFWAIDEKPTGSKDPFALRRAALGVIRIVLENGVRLPLLPLFSKRLDETTSADLLAFFADRLKVHLRDQGARHDLIDAVFALPGQDDLLMIVRRVEALAGLLASDDGQNLLTSYRRAANILRAEEKKDGKSYTGEPDHALIHEKGEAAERELLAVIESVEVHVEKHLKLEDFSGAMGSLAELRPAVDAFFDHVTVNADDAQLRENRLTLLNRIREAMHGVADFSKIGG; encoded by the coding sequence ATGCCCGACCTTCTCATCGAACTCTTTTCTGAAGAAATTCCCGCGCGCATGCAGGCACGCGCCGCCGAGGATCTGAAACGCCTCGTGACCGACGGTCTCGTCGAGGCCGGCCTCACCTATGAGGGCGCCAAGGGTTTCGCCACGCCGCGCCGCCTGGCGCTCACCGTTCACGGTGTGACGGCGCGTTCCGCCGACGTGAAGGAAGAGCGCAAAGGTCCGCGCGTCGGCGCACCGGAAAAGGCGCTTCAAGGCTTCCTGCGCTCTGCCGGTCTCGCCTCGATCGACGACGCAAAGATCGAGAGTGACCCGAAGAAGGGCGATTTCTATGTCGCCGTCATCGAAAAGCCCGGCCGGGCCGCCGAAGAGATCGTGGCGGAGCTCCTGCCGCAGGTGATCCGCAACTTCCCCTGGCCGAAATCGATGCGCTGGGGCGCGGCCTCCGCCCCGAAAGATTCCCGCTTTGCGGACGCCGACGCGCTCGGCACCGGCTCGCTGCGCTGGGTGAGGCCCTTGCGCTCGATCCTGTGCATGTTCGGCCCGGAGACGGAAGACCCCGAAATCGTCTCCTTCAAGGTCGGCGATATCGAAGCCGGCAACGTCACCTATGGCCACCGCTTCATGGCGCCGGATGCAATCCGCGTACGTCGCTTCGACGATTACGTGCCGAAGCTTGAGGCCGCCAAAGTCGTCCTCGACCCGGAACGGCGCCGCAACATCATCGCCACGGAAGCCAAGAACCTCGCCTTCGCGCAAGGCTTCGAGGTGGTGGAAGATGCCGGGCTCATCGACGAGACGGCAGGTCTTGTGGAATGGCCCGTCGTTTTGATGGGGCGCTTCGACGAGGCCTTTCTGGAGATCCCCGAAGAGGTCATCCGCCTCACCATCCGCCAGAACCAGAAGTGTTTCGTGCTGCGCGGAGCGGACGGCGCGCTCACCAACCGCTTCCTGCTCGTGTCCAACATCGAGGCGCGCGACGGCGGCAAGGAGATCATTGCCGGCAACGAGCGCGTCATCGCTGCCCGCCTGTCGGATGCCCGTTTCTTCTACGAGCAGGATCTCGCCACGCCGCTCGGCGAATGGGGGGCAAAACTCGAGGCCGTCACCTTCCACGACAAGCTCGGCACGCAGGCGGAGCGCGTCGCCCGGATCGCAACGCTCGCCGGCGCGCTCGCCCCGGTGGTCAACGCCAAGGCCGGGGAAGCCGAACGCGCTGCAAAGCTCGCCAAAGCGGATCTGCCGACCGGCATGGTCGGCGAATTCCCGGAGCTTCAAGGCGTCATGGGCCGCTATTACGCCAAGGCGCAGGGCGAGGCTGCCAATGTCGCCGATGCGATCCGCGACCATTACAAGCCGCAGGGCCCAGGCGATGCCGTTCCCACAGAACCTGTCGCCATGGCGGTGGCACTCGCCGACAAGCTCGACACGCTGACCGGCTTCTGGGCGATCGACGAAAAGCCGACCGGCTCGAAGGACCCGTTCGCGCTCCGTCGTGCCGCCCTCGGCGTCATCCGCATCGTGCTTGAAAACGGGGTCAGGCTGCCGCTTCTGCCGCTCTTCTCCAAGCGCCTGGACGAGACGACATCTGCCGATCTCCTCGCCTTCTTCGCCGACCGCCTCAAAGTGCATCTGCGCGATCAGGGTGCTCGCCACGATCTGATCGATGCCGTCTTCGCGCTGCCCGGGCAGGACGATCTTCTCATGATCGTGCGTCGCGTGGAGGCGCTTGCCGGGCTTCTCGCCTCCGACGACGGCCAGAACCTCCTCACCTCCTACCGCCGCGCCGCCAACATTCTGCGTGCGGAGGAGAAGAAGGACGGCAAGAGCTACACGGGCGAGCCCGACCACGCCCTCATTCACGAGAAGGGCGAAGCGGCCGAGCGCGAGCTTCTCGCCGTCATCGAGAGCGTCGAGGTGCATGTCGAAAAGCACCTGAAGCTTGAGGATTTTTCAGGCGCGATGGGTTCGCTCGCCGAGCTCCGCCCGGCCGTCGACGCCTTCTTCGACCATGTGACGGTCAATGCGGATGATGCGCAGCTGCGCGAAAACCGGCTGACGCTCCTCAACCGCATCCGCGAGGCGATGCACGGCGTCGCCGATTTTTCCAAGATCGGCGGCTGA
- a CDS encoding contact-dependent growth inhibition system immunity protein — MEAYRAFTRIYSHAVYGAAYPDPAGYDQIHTARMPDSDLGYEARSALRASRFVAPEHPDWDSVIRIPTDDELREEEERDKKRAGVRSLRALYAGAGSVSLRLRDGEITIDAERYRGHGHWEGIPGIKPTILPESVSDEELGAAINAALEVSRNA, encoded by the coding sequence GTGGAAGCATACCGGGCTTTCACGAGAATCTACTCCCATGCGGTCTATGGCGCAGCCTACCCTGACCCGGCCGGCTACGACCAGATTCATACGGCACGAATGCCCGATAGCGATCTTGGTTACGAAGCGCGGTCTGCCCTGCGTGCAAGTCGTTTCGTTGCGCCAGAGCACCCCGACTGGGACAGTGTAATCCGCATCCCCACAGACGATGAGCTCAGAGAAGAAGAAGAGCGCGACAAAAAACGCGCCGGAGTCCGGAGCCTTCGTGCCCTTTATGCGGGCGCCGGGTCGGTTAGCTTGCGGCTGCGAGACGGCGAGATCACGATCGACGCTGAACGATATCGTGGACACGGCCATTGGGAAGGCATCCCCGGCATCAAGCCGACCATCCTCCCCGAAAGTGTCTCCGACGAGGAACTCGGCGCCGCGATCAATGCGGCGCTGGAGGTGAGCCGCAATGCGTGA
- a CDS encoding phage minor head protein encodes MLQVERALPEFKANHYAARLQLQALKTAHSVRRENFTKSFAEPAAARQRFAARLNAEIHRNAAMLRAAFARADAETRPGARRTQGRIDLPDVSWLKDETLAEWDRRQKAAERRLGSAPERRQAVLARVEDTLFRRFAGRLNEVQQHGLGIDRYVWRSRDDARVRPAHAENDDKVFFWEEPPEEGHPGVAYNCRCWAEPVIEPIADDAAPPDTGLRYRLSLAAAAVAGVVEAVRDAVLDSVRSVGEAVEEVPAARRLVFLLRREARGELSDAERAELEGVRDAARARAETFFRDAPELAKALGAYLLALQKRPGLLEDAYRQGLATREEVEAAYRERAYVDTLVLLNVPPPFLALRAGKLVGLRNLAGDAKVLAEAITREAARLRRLLGHVGHNIVDNPGIVWGRGIKEQGIPWEDALEATGQFGQRLPQNFKTIDFYDPVKRTATSAKTLYTRAAGYVEDPEKIYRALQRYVDRLESFDGDRKKGLSVKSSEIEVKRIELAVPMNTSRQQIVQIRRAVRYAEQHGVQLRVTFINEP; translated from the coding sequence ATGCTTCAGGTTGAGCGGGCGCTGCCTGAATTCAAGGCGAACCACTACGCAGCCCGGCTGCAGCTCCAGGCGCTCAAGACTGCGCACTCCGTCCGTCGGGAGAATTTCACCAAGAGCTTTGCCGAACCGGCTGCCGCACGGCAGCGCTTTGCGGCGCGCCTCAATGCCGAGATTCACCGCAACGCCGCCATGCTGCGGGCCGCCTTCGCGCGTGCCGACGCCGAGACGCGGCCCGGCGCCCGTCGCACGCAAGGCCGCATCGACCTGCCGGATGTCAGCTGGCTCAAGGACGAGACGCTCGCCGAATGGGATCGCCGTCAGAAGGCCGCCGAGCGCCGGCTGGGCAGCGCGCCAGAGCGGCGTCAGGCCGTTCTTGCGCGCGTCGAAGACACGTTGTTTCGCCGCTTTGCCGGCCGCCTCAACGAGGTGCAGCAGCATGGCCTGGGCATCGATCGCTATGTCTGGCGCTCGCGCGACGATGCCCGCGTCCGGCCCGCACATGCCGAGAACGACGACAAGGTCTTCTTCTGGGAGGAGCCGCCGGAGGAGGGTCATCCGGGCGTGGCCTACAATTGCCGCTGCTGGGCCGAACCGGTCATCGAGCCGATTGCCGATGATGCCGCGCCGCCCGACACCGGCCTGCGCTACCGCCTCAGCCTTGCCGCCGCTGCGGTCGCCGGAGTCGTCGAAGCCGTCCGCGATGCCGTCCTCGACAGCGTTCGCTCGGTCGGCGAAGCCGTCGAAGAGGTGCCGGCGGCGCGCCGGCTGGTCTTTCTGCTACGCCGTGAGGCACGGGGCGAGCTTTCCGATGCTGAGCGTGCCGAGCTCGAAGGCGTGCGCGACGCCGCCCGTGCCAGGGCAGAGACCTTCTTTCGTGACGCTCCGGAGCTCGCAAAGGCGCTCGGCGCCTATCTGCTTGCCCTGCAGAAACGCCCGGGTCTTCTCGAGGACGCCTACCGCCAGGGTCTCGCCACCCGCGAGGAGGTCGAGGCGGCCTATCGCGAGCGCGCCTATGTCGACACGCTCGTCCTTCTCAACGTGCCGCCGCCGTTCCTCGCGCTGCGTGCCGGCAAGCTCGTGGGCCTGCGCAATCTGGCTGGCGATGCGAAGGTGTTGGCTGAGGCAATCACGCGGGAAGCCGCTCGCCTTCGCCGCCTCCTTGGCCATGTCGGTCACAACATCGTCGACAATCCGGGCATCGTCTGGGGCCGCGGCATCAAGGAGCAGGGAATTCCCTGGGAGGACGCGCTGGAAGCGACCGGCCAGTTCGGCCAGCGTTTGCCGCAAAACTTCAAGACGATCGATTTTTACGATCCAGTGAAGCGGACAGCGACAAGCGCAAAAACGCTTTATACGCGGGCAGCTGGCTACGTCGAAGATCCTGAGAAGATATACCGCGCACTGCAGCGTTATGTCGATCGTCTGGAATCATTCGATGGCGATCGAAAGAAGGGACTAAGTGTGAAATCTTCAGAAATCGAAGTAAAAAGGATCGAGCTGGCTGTGCCGATGAATACGTCAAGACAGCAAATTGTTCAGATCAGGCGCGCTGTGAGATATGCTGAGCAACATGGCGTGCAACTCAGGGTGACTTTTATCAATGAGCCATGA
- the nadA gene encoding quinolinate synthase NadA, with protein MVQGSSAAAAIGTGGNVSLDTAADRYGVKPYPDLAYTPEIAEATAPIYEKVRHVIPAIEWPVHAPYVYHINRLKAERGAIILAHNYQTPEIYHGVADIVGDSLQLAQEAAKSEAEIIVQCGVHFMAETSKILCPEKTVLIPDSHAGCSLAASITGEDVRLLREAHPGVPVVAYVNTTADVKAEVDICCTSSNALEVVESLGAKEVIMLPDQYLAAWVASQTDVKIITWNGACEVHERFTGDELRAYREADPSIRIIAHPECPPDVLAEADFTGSTAKMIGWVQKENPGKVLMVTECSMADNVASEAPGVEFVRPCNLCPHMKRIQLPKILDTLVYMSEEVVLDPVMAARARRSVERMINLKS; from the coding sequence ATGGTTCAGGGTTCCAGCGCAGCGGCCGCAATCGGCACGGGCGGGAATGTTTCCCTCGACACGGCGGCCGATCGTTACGGCGTGAAGCCTTACCCGGATCTCGCCTATACGCCGGAGATCGCGGAAGCGACGGCGCCGATTTACGAGAAGGTTCGCCATGTCATCCCGGCGATCGAATGGCCGGTGCACGCGCCTTACGTCTACCACATCAACCGCCTGAAGGCGGAGCGCGGAGCCATCATCCTCGCCCACAATTACCAGACGCCGGAGATCTATCACGGCGTTGCGGACATCGTCGGCGATTCCCTGCAGCTCGCGCAGGAGGCGGCGAAATCCGAGGCGGAGATCATCGTTCAGTGCGGCGTGCACTTCATGGCGGAAACTTCGAAGATCCTATGCCCGGAAAAGACGGTGCTCATTCCCGACAGCCACGCCGGCTGCTCGCTCGCCGCCTCCATCACCGGCGAAGATGTGCGGCTTCTGCGCGAGGCGCATCCGGGCGTACCAGTCGTCGCCTACGTCAACACGACCGCCGACGTGAAGGCGGAGGTCGACATCTGCTGCACCTCCTCCAACGCGCTCGAAGTCGTGGAAAGCCTCGGCGCCAAAGAGGTGATCATGCTGCCCGACCAGTATCTCGCCGCATGGGTCGCATCACAGACGGATGTGAAGATCATCACCTGGAACGGGGCCTGCGAGGTGCATGAGCGCTTCACCGGCGACGAGCTGCGCGCCTACCGCGAGGCCGATCCGTCGATCCGCATCATCGCGCATCCGGAATGTCCGCCCGACGTTCTGGCCGAAGCCGATTTCACCGGTTCGACGGCCAAGATGATCGGCTGGGTGCAGAAGGAAAACCCCGGCAAGGTGCTGATGGTGACCGAATGCTCCATGGCCGACAATGTCGCGAGCGAGGCGCCGGGAGTGGAATTCGTACGCCCGTGCAATCTTTGCCCGCATATGAAGCGCATCCAGCTGCCGAAGATCCTCGATACCCTCGTCTATATGAGCGAGGAGGTCGTCCTAGATCCGGTGATGGCGGCACGGGCGCGCCGCTCGGTGGAGCGCATGATCAATTTGAAGAGCTGA
- a CDS encoding GNAT family N-acetyltransferase produces MRIRRAEPCDAEAVSDVLIASIIGLCGADHGGIPANIKRWTANKAPGTVEEWIKDPASTLLVAEEDGEIVCVGAFRGAEILLNYVRPAARFSGASKAMLAHMEREMRKQGIVEARLTSTATAHRFYRSAGWTYEGEQAKAIDGPQALPMSKRLS; encoded by the coding sequence ATGCGCATCAGAAGGGCAGAGCCCTGCGATGCAGAGGCGGTGAGCGACGTCTTGATCGCATCCATCATCGGGCTCTGCGGAGCCGATCACGGCGGCATCCCCGCCAACATCAAACGTTGGACGGCCAACAAGGCGCCCGGAACCGTGGAGGAATGGATCAAAGATCCCGCCTCGACACTGCTTGTGGCCGAAGAGGATGGCGAGATCGTCTGCGTCGGTGCCTTCAGAGGCGCCGAGATCCTCCTCAATTACGTGAGACCCGCGGCGCGCTTTTCCGGCGCGAGCAAAGCCATGCTTGCCCATATGGAGAGGGAAATGCGCAAACAAGGAATCGTCGAGGCGCGTCTGACGAGTACAGCGACGGCGCACCGTTTCTATCGCTCGGCCGGCTGGACGTATGAGGGCGAACAGGCAAAGGCTATCGACGGCCCCCAGGCGCTGCCGATGTCGAAGCGGCTTTCCTGA